ATTACGAAAGCAGATCATTAGATTGGTTGAGGGAGAAAAAACGGTTATGTATTTAGGAAATGAGGAAGATGACGACCTGAATAGTTAGATGTGCACACGTCGTAAACAAGCGGCCGTCTTGTATTTATAAAGGAAAGGCTATTTCAAAGGACATGATGGTCCAGTGAAATAGTCTTTTTGCCGTTGAACAAATTGTGCAGAGCGATTAGATAATGAACATCTATGATAAGGGGTTACAATAGGCCAGGAGTTATATATCTTGTTGCTTCACGCCTGCTTTCATATTTTTCTGACCCCACATTACCATGGATTCAATTAAAGGAACCAATTCCTTGCCTGATTCTGTGAGCGAATACTCCACTCTCGGTGGCACCTCGTTATATTGCTCCCGATGCACGATGCCGGAATGAATCAAATCTTTCAAACAGTTCGTTAACATCGTTCCGGTAATGCCAGGCAGTCTTCTTTTTAATTCATTGTAACGTATACAGTCATTTTCACTGAGGATTGCCAGGATCGGAAGATTCCACTTGCCTCCAATGACCTGAAATGCATAAGTCGCTGGACATAACTGATCGAAATTAAAGTCGTATTTCACTTGATACCCTCCAATAGTATACTTTTTGATACTAAGTCAGAAAAAGAATCGTACTTGTTCAGAAGATTGTAGACATTATAATCAAACTAACACAAGAAAATCAATTCATAAGACAATATAAAGGCGGGATACACGTGAGTAACGAATCTATGATGTGTGATCTGGAAACAGGCGTATGTGGTGTGAGCGAAGAAGAGGTGATGCAAGAAATCAATCTGAATCACATTGAGAAAAGGATAACTCTTTATTACGCAACAGATCCGATCTGCTCTCACTGCTGGGCGCTTGAGCCTGTGCTTCATCGGTTTATTGAGGAATACGGTCATTATTTTACGCTGCAAATTAAAATGGGTGGGCTACTGGCTAACTGGAATGGTTTCTCGGATGGCGCTAACGGGATTCAGAAACCTTCGGACGTTGCAGAGCATTGGAAGGAAGTGGGTGAACATTCACGCATGCCCATCGACGGTTCCTTATGGCACGATAATCCAATACTTTCTTCCTATCCGCCATCTCGCGTATTTAAGGTCATTCAGAGTACGCACCCTGGTAAAGAGCAGGACTTCTTAAGACGTGCGCGTGAAGCCGTGTTTGTATTTAATCGAAATATTGGAGAAGATGATGTGCTGACGGATATCGTCAATCAACTGGGCTTGAATGGAAAAGAAGTGGTTGAGGCGGCTGCAGAGCAATCTGCACAAGAGTTATTAGAGGAAGACTTTGAGAGTGTCGCTAGTTTGGGCGTTAGAGGTTTCCCATCAATTATCATTGTGAATGAAGAGAACCAGGGTATGAAAATTGTCGGAGCCCGTTCTCTTGAAACATATGTGCAAGCACTTCAGCAGGTGCTCGGTGGTGATCTGAAACCCAAACAAATAACCTCGTTGGAGCAGAAAATCAATGAGGGACACCTTCTTTTTTCTAAAGAAATGGAGGTCGTGTACAATATCGAAAAGACTGATATTGAATCATATGTGAAATCTGAATTGGCAGAGCACACATATCGTATGGGTCATATCTTGAATGAGATGTATATCGAGCATATCTGAGACAGGAAAAACAAGAAATCGAATTAGCACATTTTTACCGAAGGATTATTATCAATATTGATATGAGCCTCGATCCGGTGGGATTTTAAATATCCGCAGGCAGCACGGATGTGTTATTCGCACAGGCAAGTCGTCCACCCATTGCGTAGACTGAAGTAGATCAAGTCAAGTGGAGGTGAATTCCATGGCTAAAACCAATGAAATACACGTCCGGGTGAAACGGCTCAAGGATCGCCCAGTCTGCGTGACTCTTCATAATGGCGAGACGTACGTCGGGTACATCTCTGGCGTTAACAGCGAAGGCGTAGTGCTTACCGGGGGCGGAAAGCTTACTCAGGCCGCAATCACAGCACCCTCATCTGAAGGCAGTGCTCGCAAAACCAAACCTAAAGCAGGGGCTACGAGAAAAACAGCATCCTCTCGAAACCGTAAACGGGTGAACAGCACACGTAAGTCGCAAGTACGATCCCGGTCGATGTCTCGCTCAACGTCTAGGCAAGCCCAGGTATCCTCTTTCATGCCTATGCTAGGCTCATTGTTAGGTGGCTTTGGCGGTGCAGGCTCGATTGGAGGTATGTTAGGCGGGGGTATGCGGTTGTTTGGCATGATCCAGCGGTTTACACCTGTGGTCAAAATGGGGTATGGCATGATTAAGCAGATTCAGCCATTTATGGGGGCAGTTCAAGGGCTGATGACTCCAGCAAGCCAGGCAGCTCAGGCTGAAACCGAAGGTGAAGAGGAAGCACAACAAGGATAATACTTGAAATGAAAATCGTGAAATAGAACACAACCTTCGTTGCATTTGGGAAGGAAGGATTGCTAGTATGTTGGGTGATCTGATTTCTTTCTGATCTGGTCTGTTCCTTATCTTCTCCGCTAGATGCTTAACTGCAAGCTGCTCTCCGTATGCCAAACGGAGGGTGGCTTATTTGCTTATGCTGTATATGAGGTTCGAACCAGCTCGATTTCGCATGCTTGCTCAGTGCTAACGAACCTCAGAAACCTTATTCGGGTCAATATCAAGCCATTAAAATGCTAACAAACATGGCAAACCCTATTCGCTGCAAAATGTAAGATATAGTGTGAAAAAGGGGCTGATTCTGCAGCATAACTTCTCCTGTGTTCGTTAAATTCGTTCGTTGCGAGGAATAAAAAATGAGATTTCAAATACGCGTCTAACATCTAACTTTGATACCATGTAGTTCGACCGACCACTGTCATACAACAAAAAGCACCGCGCGCAGGGGGCTGCACTCGGTGCGAAAAACAATGCTAATGTTGCAGAGTAGGAGAAAACTCTATCCCGCTCTTATTAAGCCTGTTTGGTTTTGAGGCGAATCACGTTCCATGATGCTTTGTTCAAGACTGCTTGCACTTTACCCTGGTCAACCGTTGTATATCCGCCGTTGTGAGGAACAACGTTACGTGGGTTTTCTTTGGTATTGGTGGCTTTCAAGTCGTTGTTCTCCAATACGATATGCTCCACAAATGTGGTTTCTCCGAAGGAACGCAGATCCACATTCAGTTCCAACTTCTCATCCAGATGTCTGTTCACCGCAAAGATTGTGATCGTGCCGTTCTCTTCATCATGCACACTGATCGCTTCGAGATAAGGCACATCTGTAAAGTCTTTGGAATCATATTTAGGTGAAGTTGTGATGGATCGCAACACCGTACCACGACCGAAGTTGGATGCGTGCATGAATGGGAAATACGTCGTCTGGAACCAGATCGCTCCGTTATTCTCGGTCATAATTGGTGCAATGGTGTTAATTAACTGAGCAAGGCAAGCCATTTTTACACGGTCGGCGTGCTTGAGTATGGTAATCAGATAACAGCCCACAGCTAGTGCATCTTCATGTGTGTACACATCTTCAAACTCTGGAGGCGCAATCTGCCACCGTTCTTCCATACGGCTTGTGCCGATGGATTTCCAGACATTCCATTCATCCAGAGACAGCATTAATTTCTTTTTGCTGCGTTTCTTGGCTTGTACAAAATCACAGATTGAAGCCACACTATCAATAAATTGATCCAGATCCAGCGATGTCGCCAGGAAGTCATACGTGTTGTCTTTGTTGTTGTTGTAATACTGATGCAGGGACAAGTAGTCCACATTTTCATAGGTGAGATCCAGCACGGTTGCTTCCCAATCTGCAAATGTACTCATGTCACGGCTGGAACTGCCGCAAGCCACAAGCTCGATATCCGGGTCTACCCATTTCATCGCTTTAGCGGTCTCATTGGCAATACGGCCATATTCATATGCAGTCATTGCACCAATCTGCCAAGGGCCGTCCATTTCGTTGCCTAGACACCAGGTTTTGAATTTATGCGGGTCCTTGTAACCGTGAGAGATACGCAGATCACTCCAGTATGTGCCAGATGGGTGGTTACAGTATTCGATCAGGTTTCTGGCCGCATCAATGCCGCGAGTACCCAGATTTACAGCCATCATCACTTCGGTTCCAACCAGTTTGGCCCAATCTGCAAATTCGTTTGTTCCTACCGCATTTGTTTCAATCGTCCACCATGCCAGTTCAAGTCTGCGTTTACGCTCTGCTACCGGACCAACGCCGTCCTCCCAATTGTAACCGGATACGAAATTGCCGCCCGGATAACGAACAATTGGCACATTCAGAGCCTTGATCGCTTCAATGGCATCCTGACGGAAACCTTGAGCATCTGCCGTAGGGTGACCTGGATCATAAATACCGCCGTATACGGCCCGTCCCAGATGTTCTATAAATGAACCATAGACACGCGGATCTACTTCAGCAATCTGAAAATCTTTATCAATAAGCATTTTGGATGTAAGCAATGGGAAAACCTCCATAGAATTAATTTTAACTGTGTAATAAACTTTATTTCACGCTGAGTTCGCATAAAAGCAAAATCAAATCATTGATTTGTTATCTAATGTGTATCATAATGCTATTATGTTGAGCAAGTTTATTTAGAAGGATTCGCTAAATAACGAATTCTAAATCGATAATATATGAATTCTGAAGAGATAGGGAAGTGAAGTTCATGATGCTTGGCACCGATGCCTCGTCCTTGATCATCTATGAGGCCCTCGCCAGCGAGGCACGTTTAAATATCGTTCGCTTATTATTGCAAAACAGGGAGATGCATATCAATGCGCTTGCCAAAGAGCTGTATCTGAGCAAAGCCATCGTTAGTACACATGTGAGCAAATTGCAGAAAGCAGGTATCGTAGGCAGCCGCATGAAGCGTGAGAACGGTGGAACGTATAAATACTGCTTTATTCTGCAAGAATTTATGACTATCAATCTCTCCCCTGAACCAGTTGATGCTCCTTACCATGAAGTCTCGATTCCGGTTGGTCAGTATACGGATTACGAAGCCTGGCCCACCTGTGGCATCGCAACAACGACGCAAATGATTGGGCAATATGATACTCCGGCCTGCTTTATGGACCCGGATCGGGTCAATGCGGGTATTCTTTGGTTGGCACGAGGTTTTCTGGAATATAAGATTCCCAATTATCTGAATACAGAACAGCATCTCCAGGAAATTGAAATTTCACTCGAACTCAGTTCGGAAGCACCTCAAGTCAATGAAAACTGGCCTTCCGACATCCGTTTCTCCCTTAATGGTCATCACCTCGGAACCTGGACAAGCCCAGGGGATTTTGGAGATCGGAAAGGAAAACATACACCGCTATGGTGGAAATTGGACGTCAACCAGTATGGTGTACTGAAGGTGCTGCGTATTAACGGAGAAGGGACGTTTATGGATAGCCAGCGCATCTCAGATGTGCGTATCCATGATCTGGAGCTGGATTCATCCACTTACTGGACGTTTGGATTAAGACCGGAAGAAGGGGTCCCCGGTCGAGGCGGACTCACGTTGTTTGGGAAAGGGTTCGGCAACTACGATCAGGACATTTTGATTCGGTACTATTACGAGGCTGCAGCGTTGAAAAAGCAATAGAATAATCTGGAAAATAAGGTTAAGATATAACCATCTGAATAAAAAGGAGCGTTTTCAAATGTCTAACAAGGTGATTGTGCTTTAGGTTCACAGAAGGATATTTGCGTTACAGGGATTCCTTTTGTGGACATTACAATGCGGGAAACTGTCCCGACAATGTTTACTGGAGGAGATCGTAATTAACTTTAACGAAGCTGTTAACATTAGCAATACGCATGTACTGGCGCTGGTACCCGAGCTGTTTCATCTGGAGGGTTACAATATTCAGCTTATTCCGCCTCATGAGGGTGGACGGAATGTTGTTTACACTTGCGAGCGAGAGGGGCGTGAATCGCTAATTCTACGGGTGTCTTTTTTGCCTGACAGAAAGCGGGAAGATTACATTGCCGAGCTGGAGTATGTGCGGTATCTGTTTGAGCACGGTGCAAGTGTCTCGAATGTGGTCAACTCGAAAAAGGGCCATCTGGTAGAAGAGATCACTTATGATGAGCATACATTCTTTGTCTGTATGTTTGTGAAGGCCAAGGGAAAGTTGCTGGTAGAGAACCATTATCAGTATCGTGAAGGGGTTCCGCTTACCGAATACTATTATAGTAGCGGCAAAATTCTGGGCAAAATACATCAGCTATCGAAAGGGTACACTCCCGTCCATCGCCGGCATCATTTGATTGACAATTACAGCGGTGAATATATCGATAACTTGGTACCTGAATCATTCCCTTTGCTTAAAGAGAAGATGGTTGAGCTCCTGAATACCTTACAAGGTTTGGATACAAACCAGGAAACATTCGGCATGATCCATTTTGATTACAACGATGGAAATTACTCGATCGATTTTGATACCGGACAGATCACCGTGTATGATTTCGATAATTCATGCTTCGGTTGGTATATGTATGATCTGGCCGATCTATGGACACACGGAGTAGGCTGGGTTCAATTTGAGCCGGATGCGGATAAACGCAAACAGTTCATGGATGAGTATTTCCAAACTGCCCTCGCTGGATATACTTCCGAGACCAAGATCGAAGATTCGATGTTGGAGAAGCTGCCTTTATTTATTCAAGTCACCCTTCTGGAAATTATTCTAGGTCAATTTGAGGAAATGCAGCGTGCTGGCGAAGAACCGGAAGTTGACAAAGAGCTGTTGTATCTCATTAAATGTCTGGAAGAGGATATACCGTATAAGGGATTTTTCGATGACATTTATTCGAGTGAAGCTCCGTTTGAGTATGAGGGACGCTGAAGGGACCTGTACGTAAACTAAACCCTGAATAACCAAGGATTCATCAAGTGTGGAGGCAGCCGGATCGACCGGGTGCCTCTTTGTTTGTCTGCGGTATGTTATTCAAATTTGGAAGGGGGCACATTGTAGAATTTTTTGAATGCTTTGGAGAACGTAAAGGGATCGGGATAACCCAGAAATCCGGCAATTTGCTGGATCGTATATTTTTTCTCGTACAGATAGTCTCTGGCCCGGTTCATTTTGATCTGATTGATATACTGCCCAGGTGTTATACCGAGAATTTTTTTAAACAACGAAATAAAATATTTCTCAGAGACGCCAGCAATGTCTGCAAGCTCGTTAACTCGGATGGCACGATGCAGATTCGCATCCACGTATGGGAAGACATTTTGCAGAACCTCCAGACTTCCTTCAATTTTCCTCGGTTTTCGGTCTTTCAGAAACTCACCGTGATACAGGCCTTGCCTATGTAATTCCAAAATTTTGGCGATGACGAGAAGCAGAGAGGCTTTCAAGTAAAGTGGACTGGCGGAAGCGCCGCTGCTCTGCTTGAATCTTCGATAGGACGAGGTGAAGAGCGTTGATTCCTCTTGAATCAGATTTCCAGGTACAATGCCCGGGAGTTGAAACTCGCCGAGAATCCGCTTCTGCTCAGCGATGCTGAAATCAAAGTGCATGTATACGAATCGGCACAACTCTCCGGTCGTGGAAGCAGTGTAGGGCATATCCGGATAAAAAAACACGACGTCACCCGGGTTCGCCATATGCTCGATTCCATCGATGGTAATCTGCACGGAGCCTGCTGTAATGAACCACAGATCATAATCGGAATGAGACTTGTGCTCCGTCCAATTACTGTCGTGCGTTTGTTCCAAATAAGAGCTCATGCGAAGTGTGATATACTCCGAAAGTTCATTGATTATACTCATATTTATAGTTCCTGCATGCATCTAACCCAACTCATTCCTCTCTACTTTATGACATCCTCTATTTTTAACTATCATATCAAAGGTTTTACTTCTTGTTAATTATCGTACGATATGACATGTTTTGAAAACTATCACACATTCCGATTCCAGCCCACTCCCCTATAATGAACTTATATCGTTACGAGGAGGGGTTATTGATGAATGCTACAAGTACACAACATCCAAAGGTGGTTGTTATTGGGGCGGGCAGCCTGTTTTTCGGTCGTCAGTCCATCTGGCAGATGGTTCACTCCCCATATTTGAATCAGGGAACGCTGGCCTTGGTGGATACGGACGAGGAACGGCTCTCGAAAATGGTAAAACTAGCGGAAATGGTCGCCAAGGAGAACAATGTATCCCTAAAGATTGAGGGTTCAGTGGATCGAAGACAGGTGCTGCCGGGAGCTGACTTCGTTGTGCTCAGCTTTGCGGAAGAATCGGTGAAATATCGGGGCATCGACTGCCAGGTTTCTCTAAAGTATGGGATTCGCATGTGTTCCGGCGATACGATTGGCCCGGGCGGAATCTTTCGCGCGATGCGGGAACTGCCAGTTATTATGGAATGCGCCAAAGACATTGAGGAGTTGTGTCCTGATGCTTGGGTGATCAATTATATTAACCCGTCTACCGTTCATGGCATCGCATTACATCGCTATGCTCCGAAGCTTAAATCGTTTGCGCTGTGTGATAGTCATCATATGCCGCATAAGAAAGCCTATTACGCCGTAAGAGCGGGTATCATTGGAGACAATAGCCAGTTCACTGAGGAGATCAACCAGAAATTCGATTTTCGTATCGCGGGTGTCAATCATTTCACTTGGCTGCTCAAAGCCGAGTATGAAGGAAAAAATGTGATGCCCACAATTGCAGAAGCCATGCGCAAGCTGGCAGGTGATGAGAATAACGGTGGTGATCGCGGTGCAAAAGCTCTTTTTAACGATGCAATTACCTATGAACTGTATGATATTTTTGGAATCATTCCCACTTGCACGGCGCATACGAAGGAATACGTTCGGTATTGGCAGGGTCTTGGCAAAACTGCGGACGCCATTCCGCCATTATCGATCTGGGAGACAGAGGACAGATATGAGCGTCATGACGAAATGTGGCGTCAGGTGGATGACTTTCTTGCAGGGAACATCCCGATTCCCGATTATATGAGCACCTTCGGACCAGATCATGCGACTGACATCATCGAAAATATGGTGGGGAACTTGGGCAAAAAATTCTTCATCAATACGCTCAATCAAGGTGCGGTAACCAATATGAATACCGATTCGTTCCTGGAGCTACTGTGCGATGTAGATATGGATGGGGTGAAGCCACTCCATGTAGGCGAGATGCCGCGCGGAATTAGAGGTATGCAAGAACTTGTACTGGATACGCATGAGCTTACGGTTGAAGCTGTTCTCGAACAGAGCTACGAGAAGCTGAGAAGGGCGATGCTCACTGACCCACTCGTGAATTCCATCAGTGACGCGGACAAGATCATCCATGAATTGTTGGAACTGGAGCGTAAGATGATTCCGGACGTTTGGTATAAGGACAGACTGCAGTATAGCTAAGAATAGAGAACGATAATAGACCACGTCAGCTCCTTCAAGGGCTAACGTGGTCTTATCATTTATCAAGAAATCCTACTCCACTTTAAACAAGCCAGCATGGTCTTCATAGTACGAAGTAATAAAATCACGAAATTCTCTTACAGCAGGAGATAACCATTTTTGTTTGACCCAGGATAGGCTAATTGGATATATCGCTGATTCATCAGCAATTTTTACATAACGTAACCCCAGTGTTCTACATACAGAGATAGGAAGTAATACCACACCCTGATTAAGCTTGATAATTTCAAGCAGGGTATGAGAATCGACCTCAAATGCATGATTGGGCAGGAAGCCTGCTTTTTCACAGAGCATGGTTGTAAACCGACTGTACTCCTTATTATCAGCAAGAGAAATAAAGGGCTCATTTGCAACAACACTTAATGAAATGCTTGTCTCTCCGCCGTATGCATGATCCGTGGGCACAACAAGAACAATGTCCTCCTCAACAAGAACAACACTCTCAATCTCCTCATCCTGAATCGGATGCCCCGTAATGCCCAGATGCATGTCACCTTTCTTCAATCCTGTAATAATTTCACTGCGTGTCCCAATACCCTGATGAAGCTTGGTTTCCGGGGAACCGTTGATATAGTCACTAATGAGACCTGTGAGGAATCGGGTATTCGTAATCGAGATCCTGATCGTATTGGATATTTGCTGTTCCTCCGCTTTAATCTCCATCTCTGCATTTTCAATTTCAATAAAAATCCGGTTTACATGCTTCAATAAAATCTCACCTGAGGAATTCAATTGAATGTTTCTTCCTCTCCTGTGGAATAGGGGGGTACCCAGTTCATCCTCAAGTCTTTTAATCGTTAAGCTTAGGGAAGGTTGAGCAATATTCAATTGCGCAGCTGCCTTGGAGATATGTTCAGTATAGGCAACGGTCTGAAAGTATTTGAGCTGAAGCAATTCCATTTATCTGCACTCCTTATTTATTCTGATAAATATATATAGTACTTATTATGTATTATATTAAATTTAAATATTGATGTAGAATTTTTTTATGAGATACAGATCAAATTTTATAAAACAAAACTTGACTATATAAGTTGAACTAATCATTTACACAATAACGGAGAGGACAGAAAAAATCTGAAAAAGCGAAGCGTTCGCCTTTATCCCCGGATTTTCCCCTTAAAAAAGGGAATCGAAAAATCTGGGGATAACAGCGATTGGAAGGTTGTTCTGTCATCGTAGTGTCAGTGTAAATAATCTTGAGTTCAACTTATATAGAACCAAAACATAAGGTAGGTGTCTTTGATGAAAATCGATGTGAATAACATAGCTAAAAATCTGAATACACCCCTAACGGCTCCGGCATACCCAATGCCACCGTACAAATTCGTGAATCGTGAATACTTGAATATTATTTACCGGACCGATGAAAAAGCTTTACGGGCAGCCGTACCAGAACCTCTGGAAATTACGGAACCTTTGGTTAAATTCGAAGTGATGTGGATGCCGGATGTTTCTGGGCTGGGTGCTTATACAGAAGCTGGACAAGTTATCCCTGTGCAATTCAATGGGGAGGAAGGCGATTATGTGCATTCGATGTACGTAGACAATTTCCCCGCGATTGCAAGTGGTCGAGAGCTCACCGCCTATCCGAAAAAGCTGGGTGCACCCAAGTTGTATACCGATTCGGATACACTTGTTGGCACACTAGATTATGGAACGCTGCGTGTAGCCACGGCAACGATGGGATATAAACATGTGGAGATGGATAAAGAGTTCGCCAAACGTGAAATATGCCGACCTAATTTTATGATTAAGATTGCTACCGACTATACCGGGAATTTAAGAATATGTGATCTGATCCGTACTCAAATTACGGACATCGAAGTGAGGGAGGCTTGGACAGGACCTGCCCGGCTTCAATTGTTCGAACATGCGTTGGCACCTCTTGCAGATCTACCTGTGTTGGAAGTGGTGTCCGCTTCTCATATCCTTACCAACCTAACCTTAAACGCTGCACAACCTGTATATAACTACCTGGAAGAAAAATAAGGAGGAAAAATAAAATGAGAATTGCAATTGTAGGAGCAGGATCTTTGGGAACCATCGTAGGCGCATATCTTGCGGATGGTGGACTGGACGTTGAGTTAATTGATGCATATCAAGAACATGTAGATGCTTTAAATCAGACCGGTGCTAAAGTGACGGGTACCACAGAGTTTCAGGCAAAAGTAAAAGCAATTACTCCTGATCAGAAATCAGGACAATATGACCTCGTGTTACTTTTAACCAAACAACTCTACAACGATTCCATCCTTCAGGAATTACTTCCATTCTTGAATGAAGACAGTATGGTGTGTTCCTTGCAGAACGGGATTCCCGAAGAAAAAGTGGCGTCCATCGTGGGTGAAAAACGTGTTATTGCTGGCTCCGTTGAATTCGGCGCTACGTTCATTGAACCAGGT
This Paenibacillus xylanexedens DNA region includes the following protein-coding sequences:
- a CDS encoding AraC family transcriptional regulator, whose product is MHAGTINMSIINELSEYITLRMSSYLEQTHDSNWTEHKSHSDYDLWFITAGSVQITIDGIEHMANPGDVVFFYPDMPYTASTTGELCRFVYMHFDFSIAEQKRILGEFQLPGIVPGNLIQEESTLFTSSYRRFKQSSGASASPLYLKASLLLVIAKILELHRQGLYHGEFLKDRKPRKIEGSLEVLQNVFPYVDANLHRAIRVNELADIAGVSEKYFISLFKKILGITPGQYINQIKMNRARDYLYEKKYTIQQIAGFLGYPDPFTFSKAFKKFYNVPPSKFE
- a CDS encoding acetoacetate decarboxylase, coding for MKIDVNNIAKNLNTPLTAPAYPMPPYKFVNREYLNIIYRTDEKALRAAVPEPLEITEPLVKFEVMWMPDVSGLGAYTEAGQVIPVQFNGEEGDYVHSMYVDNFPAIASGRELTAYPKKLGAPKLYTDSDTLVGTLDYGTLRVATATMGYKHVEMDKEFAKREICRPNFMIKIATDYTGNLRICDLIRTQITDIEVREAWTGPARLQLFEHALAPLADLPVLEVVSASHILTNLTLNAAQPVYNYLEEK
- a CDS encoding winged helix-turn-helix transcriptional regulator, whose product is MKYDFNFDQLCPATYAFQVIGGKWNLPILAILSENDCIRYNELKRRLPGITGTMLTNCLKDLIHSGIVHREQYNEVPPRVEYSLTESGKELVPLIESMVMWGQKNMKAGVKQQDI
- a CDS encoding LysR family transcriptional regulator — encoded protein: MELLQLKYFQTVAYTEHISKAAAQLNIAQPSLSLTIKRLEDELGTPLFHRRGRNIQLNSSGEILLKHVNRIFIEIENAEMEIKAEEQQISNTIRISITNTRFLTGLISDYINGSPETKLHQGIGTRSEIITGLKKGDMHLGITGHPIQDEEIESVVLVEEDIVLVVPTDHAYGGETSISLSVVANEPFISLADNKEYSRFTTMLCEKAGFLPNHAFEVDSHTLLEIIKLNQGVVLLPISVCRTLGLRYVKIADESAIYPISLSWVKQKWLSPAVREFRDFITSYYEDHAGLFKVE
- a CDS encoding alpha-N-arabinofuranosidase; this encodes MLIDKDFQIAEVDPRVYGSFIEHLGRAVYGGIYDPGHPTADAQGFRQDAIEAIKALNVPIVRYPGGNFVSGYNWEDGVGPVAERKRRLELAWWTIETNAVGTNEFADWAKLVGTEVMMAVNLGTRGIDAARNLIEYCNHPSGTYWSDLRISHGYKDPHKFKTWCLGNEMDGPWQIGAMTAYEYGRIANETAKAMKWVDPDIELVACGSSSRDMSTFADWEATVLDLTYENVDYLSLHQYYNNNKDNTYDFLATSLDLDQFIDSVASICDFVQAKKRSKKKLMLSLDEWNVWKSIGTSRMEERWQIAPPEFEDVYTHEDALAVGCYLITILKHADRVKMACLAQLINTIAPIMTENNGAIWFQTTYFPFMHASNFGRGTVLRSITTSPKYDSKDFTDVPYLEAISVHDEENGTITIFAVNRHLDEKLELNVDLRSFGETTFVEHIVLENNDLKATNTKENPRNVVPHNGGYTTVDQGKVQAVLNKASWNVIRLKTKQA
- a CDS encoding phosphotransferase enzyme family protein, whose amino-acid sequence is MWTLQCGKLSRQCLLEEIVINFNEAVNISNTHVLALVPELFHLEGYNIQLIPPHEGGRNVVYTCEREGRESLILRVSFLPDRKREDYIAELEYVRYLFEHGASVSNVVNSKKGHLVEEITYDEHTFFVCMFVKAKGKLLVENHYQYREGVPLTEYYYSSGKILGKIHQLSKGYTPVHRRHHLIDNYSGEYIDNLVPESFPLLKEKMVELLNTLQGLDTNQETFGMIHFDYNDGNYSIDFDTGQITVYDFDNSCFGWYMYDLADLWTHGVGWVQFEPDADKRKQFMDEYFQTALAGYTSETKIEDSMLEKLPLFIQVTLLEIILGQFEEMQRAGEEPEVDKELLYLIKCLEEDIPYKGFFDDIYSSEAPFEYEGR
- a CDS encoding DsbA family oxidoreductase: MSNESMMCDLETGVCGVSEEEVMQEINLNHIEKRITLYYATDPICSHCWALEPVLHRFIEEYGHYFTLQIKMGGLLANWNGFSDGANGIQKPSDVAEHWKEVGEHSRMPIDGSLWHDNPILSSYPPSRVFKVIQSTHPGKEQDFLRRAREAVFVFNRNIGEDDVLTDIVNQLGLNGKEVVEAAAEQSAQELLEEDFESVASLGVRGFPSIIIVNEENQGMKIVGARSLETYVQALQQVLGGDLKPKQITSLEQKINEGHLLFSKEMEVVYNIEKTDIESYVKSELAEHTYRMGHILNEMYIEHI
- a CDS encoding ArsR/SmtB family transcription factor; this encodes MMLGTDASSLIIYEALASEARLNIVRLLLQNREMHINALAKELYLSKAIVSTHVSKLQKAGIVGSRMKRENGGTYKYCFILQEFMTINLSPEPVDAPYHEVSIPVGQYTDYEAWPTCGIATTTQMIGQYDTPACFMDPDRVNAGILWLARGFLEYKIPNYLNTEQHLQEIEISLELSSEAPQVNENWPSDIRFSLNGHHLGTWTSPGDFGDRKGKHTPLWWKLDVNQYGVLKVLRINGEGTFMDSQRISDVRIHDLELDSSTYWTFGLRPEEGVPGRGGLTLFGKGFGNYDQDILIRYYYEAAALKKQ
- a CDS encoding glycoside hydrolase family 4 translates to MNATSTQHPKVVVIGAGSLFFGRQSIWQMVHSPYLNQGTLALVDTDEERLSKMVKLAEMVAKENNVSLKIEGSVDRRQVLPGADFVVLSFAEESVKYRGIDCQVSLKYGIRMCSGDTIGPGGIFRAMRELPVIMECAKDIEELCPDAWVINYINPSTVHGIALHRYAPKLKSFALCDSHHMPHKKAYYAVRAGIIGDNSQFTEEINQKFDFRIAGVNHFTWLLKAEYEGKNVMPTIAEAMRKLAGDENNGGDRGAKALFNDAITYELYDIFGIIPTCTAHTKEYVRYWQGLGKTADAIPPLSIWETEDRYERHDEMWRQVDDFLAGNIPIPDYMSTFGPDHATDIIENMVGNLGKKFFINTLNQGAVTNMNTDSFLELLCDVDMDGVKPLHVGEMPRGIRGMQELVLDTHELTVEAVLEQSYEKLRRAMLTDPLVNSISDADKIIHELLELERKMIPDVWYKDRLQYS